The sequence below is a genomic window from Nicotiana tomentosiformis chromosome 6, ASM39032v3, whole genome shotgun sequence.
gggcttagctggatattacaagaagtttgtggagaggttctctacCCTTgactctccgttgactaaattgacacagaaggaggttaagttccaatggttagatgcttgtgaaaggagcttccaggagttgaaatcgagattgaccacgacaccagtgttgactctaccagacggtacagatgggtttgtggtatattatgatgcctcAAGAATCGGACTTGGGCGTGTCTTAATGCACCATGGCAAGgtaatagcttatgcttctaggcaactcaagaatcatgaaaataacTATCCAACATACCACTTTGAGCTTGTTGCGGTGgtgtttgcattgaagatttggtgtcattttttgtatggggtccatgtggatatattcatgtcacgccccaacctctgAGAGTGCGACCGGCTAACAACTGAGtggacccggtcgagcaagcctgttagacacTATCTACCCGACTCACCTAGGATTCAGAGAAGGCATGCTCTCATTAGTTCGGTAGTAGAAagttcatacatatatacattactaagtcgtttcattttgttatatcattgttaagtttcaaaatacatacatacttatgactgagtggaaCAAGAGCCCAATACAAAACATGATTTGTTGACCTTTCTAACACCCATATaaaacccacatagtgtctacggaacctctaaagatacaaaagagaataAAGATGGTGTCagcccagctatacctcaaaaggtgactaaaatataaacaaaaggtacaatacatgaccccataATGAAATAGGGCTCatcgagtccgctgagaagagaatgcagcactatctgtgatcaacactatctgctatgtaatcacctgcatccatttaaagatgcagcgccccaggcaaaagggacattagtaacgtcgaatagcactagtatgtatagctaaacaccatctcaatagaatgaataataatacaagaagaACAGTCatgaattcaataagagcttcaaataatcttaaaacatcaagttaaggatcacatagctTTTTAAGACAATTCCCGCattattaggttggatggtttttagtgccaatatgccacaatccaaaataccaccgtgttcttacacggagtccgatctcggcccgatcggctaggccatctcatttgaaacatcaaccatattcacaatttcatccacaataccaccgtgttcttacacggagtccgatctcgacccgatcggctaggacatctcatttgagacatcaccccTTTTTAATCAGTCATCtcacttcatatttctttcccatattttcaatacaatggcacgagtggccccaattataaagttattcttggcgcttgaccatatttcatgattcaagttcttttccacattccaacatttttattatcatcaacaacaacacggTTTTTCATTCAAGGCttttgatttcacatgtgagcaatttagaatctaaggcacatagaggcttttcacacaatttggcatagcagtctttaatcgaatttgacttgaagtctaggtatttttagcacatattctaagttttgTACACTTCATAAGATgacgagataacatgatgaaagcatgggaatacatattgCACATATATTTTCAATACAAGTACAttcgggatagcaatttctaggacgtTCAATTTTGGGCTTGCATCGATTTCGAGAATACTATGGGGTTCTattctaagaagagggggtttagccaatatacctcaattgagcttcttaaaactctaagatgttccggaatattagcaacttcaatctattttagcaatatagcaaaaattgaaccaaaaattaggaaaacgatcatgattctagctcatttgagcactttatcaaacactatgtgtgtattaaggttccgtggcccttttatgaaagacttcaccatcccacaccccattattttctatctttaactcacaacctccccacgtaccttaagaatacatgcatgcaaggtaagcactcccatccccatgaactaccttactaattgcccattctagttatatttcgAATTTAAGAGCTTGGTGATAGAATCTTTCCTCTTGGGATGAAGATCTAGGGTGCTTATCTTGCTAATCTTCAAaggtttaagcaagaattgaagagaagtttttgatgaagatcactttctccctctaggactctctctctctcactctaaagatatcaaaaataagctcaaaatggtctatgagatgtgttttaacggaatagggtcgagTTTAGAAAcctcaaaaatgaagctccggaacaggttctacgGTTGCATATGTaaccacataatggttatgcggtccgtgaaatttgggtgccaaaactggaaatgaactgaccaggtctgcggtcactatgtggccagcagacctattttgcggtcgcataatgcaccgcagaacagttctgcggtcacatagtgcatcgcagaacctccctccgaaaaatcccaaagcgggataTGTGTCAAAAGTGTGGCACGCAAAATGGTTATGCCGtcacataatgggccgcaaaaatgacaataaaaatggcccaaaagactgctccactctgcggccattttgcggtccgcagagtggttctgcattcgcagaatgggccgtagaaatgccTACATCTGCCcaaattttccttcaactcccaagctcactgttcaatccaaaaagccTGAAATCTCGCGAgctgcgaagaatttctactattattaacctctacgcctccttcggcatcacggaatccgggtttttaggaaaagaaattatggggccttacatcctcccccacttaacatcattcgtcctcgaatgaggatcagggtcCACTATTACCACCTTATACAACTCATTTTTTCATACCCCACACCAGCAGCCctaaatttaactaactccccaaatttccaaatattttgctAGAGTGTCCTTTGTAACTAGCcctatccacctgtcaaagaGACCCAGAAATCACATCCTAAAAACATGTACGtaccaacgatgtaacataactcataacaataccaattgtggcctcatgtaaacaacgtataatcaaaaggaacaccttctactattattaacctctacgcctccTTCGGCATCACGGAATCTGGGTTTCTAGGAAacaattttacggggccttagaattcatggaccataagagtcttcaatatatattcaaatagaaggaattgaatccgaggtagagaaggtggcttgagttactcaaggattacgacatcgatatcctatatcatctgggaaaggctaatgttgtggcagatgctcttagccagaaatctatgggtagtttggctcacttggagccatatcaaaggccgttggccaaggaggttcatccgttggctagtttgggagttcgtcttgcggattctagtgaatgaggagtgattgtgcaaaatagggttgaatcatcgcttgttgtggaagtcaaggaaaagcaatacaactacccattgttggtacaattgaaggaggggattcataaacataagaccatggccttttctcttggcatggatgatggtacactaaggtaccaagggtgactatgtgttccaaacgtggatggtctctaggaaagaatcatgaccgaggctcatacttctaggtatttcgtgaACCCGAGTTTTACAACGATGTACCATGATCTCGAGGAAGTCTACTGgttgaatgatatgaagaggaatatagcggactttgtggcaagatgtccaaattgtcagcaagtgaaggccgggTGGGTTgacacagaacatagaaattccgttgtggaaatgggagatgatcaatatggactttgtggtaggactacctcacactcctcgcaagttcgactcgatttgggtgattgtggatcgactcaagAATCAGCACACTTCTCACCTGTTAAGGCTAACAACATAGCAGAACAGTATgttcagttgtatatcaaggaaatagtcaggttgcatggcactccagtttctattatctcagatcgagtgGCACAGTTCACAACTAATTTTTGGAAGacgtttcagcaaggtttgggtactcaagtgaatattagtacaacatttcacctgCAGGATGACGAgcaggtagagcggactattcagacgctcgaagatatgttgtgcgcttgtgttcttgacttcaaaggtagctgcgATGAttatttgccgctcatagaatttgcatacaacaacagttatcatgctagtatccagatggcaccgtttgaggctttatatggtaggagatgtagatctcccattaggtGGTTTGAGATTTGGGACGCATAATTTATAGGATcggacctcgtgcatcaggctatggagaaggttaagatcattacagaatgattgaaaactgctcagagtcgtcaagcGTCCTATTTGGATGTGCGTCACAGGGAtctggagttcaaagaagatgattgggtttTCTTGAAGatttcccctatgaagggtgaggtttggtaagaaagggaaattgagagGTGGCTTACgggctagaactacctccagaggtgcctttagtgcacccggtgtttcatgtatccatgtcgAAGAAGGTGATTGGCGATCCATTGCTTATTGTTCCGTTTGAGACTactgaggttaatgaagaacttacctatgaagaaattccagtttccattcttgataggcaagttcgaaagttgagaaacaaagaaactgcctccatgaaagtgttatggagaacccaacaagtcgaagaggccacctgggaagccgagaaagagatgaagaagaagtatcctaatttatttgaatagctatgtaattgtgTCCATGATGTTGAAAGCTAACTTTCTATAAACTATGTTTCCCCTGTACGGCTTATGTTGAGGTTGTTCCTCCTTGATAATGTAGTGTTTAATGtaattcttgaaggtttcccctatgaagggtgtaatgcggtttggtaagaaagggaaattgagttcgaggtatTTCGAACCGTACAAAATCactcagaggattggtcaggtggcttacaggctagaactacctctagagatgtctttagtgcactcggtgtttcatgtatccatgttgaagaaggtggttggagatccgtcgcttattgttccaATTGAGACTATACAGGTTaacgaggaattgacttatgaagagatttcagtttccattcttgataggcaagtccggaAGCTGAGAAACAAAGAGATTGCCTCTATGAAAatgttatggcaaaaccaacaagtcgaagaggccacctgggaagccgaggaagagatgaagaagaagtatcctaatttatttgaatagccgtGTAATTGTGTCCATGATGTTAAAAGCTAACTTTCTACAAATTTTGTTTCCCCCTGTACAACTTATGTTAAGGATTCTCCTTCTTGGTAGTGTAATGTTTATGGCATTGTGGCCGGTGTTGTTTCCATTGTTTTACATCGTTGTGTTGTGGTTATTTTGTTAGTACTAGTTATGGGATTCTTTGGtatgtggataggcccaattacaaaggcgactctggcgaaatatttgaaaattttgggagttagtcaaaatttgggaCTGCTGGTGTGCGAAGTAACAGTTGGGTCACATTAGATACTAATGGAGGAttttgatcctcattcgaggatgaatgatcctaagcggggaaggaTGTGAGGCCCCTCAAATTTCCTATTAGTCCGAGGCCAAAAGCACGCTCACAAGTTTCTTAAGTGTTGTCTTGCCTTCCACAAGAGGTTAAGGACAGTAAATACTTAGATGATCATGATATTAAGTGTAGGAGTTGTATTGGATATTGTTGAGGGCCTAAGGAGATCCCTAGAACTAAGCCATGTAGGGAACTATGCTATGGGCTAAAGTTTCTGATAAATTCGCACAAGATCCGACTTCAAATGCATGCTTCTACCAAACTATAAAAacttaggtggtgatatacctatcaaattaaatccctttgaatcttgtttccaacgcatcaaaccgtttgtcatttggatatttctacagaaagttatggccattttaccgtACCTATTCCATATGCGTGCCCAGATACGCGGCCGCGTATATTGGAGGGTATTCTGCCTTGTGTGCGCGGCCATATGCATGGTCACTTGCCTAGGTCCACTACGCGCATGTAGGAGTcctataaatacccccaaggTCGGGTAGAGAGAGTGGCTAAGTCATTcctttgagctagggcttgctcTATCAAGGGGAATCTGTCCTAtacttccctcccatgaaccaaggtaatatttttggagtagtttgagttgattactactcctaaacacttatattaacaaggattaatctttaagatccatagatttctattcaaatccccaaattagtGAAGAACAATACAAGTTGGGATTCTCAAGAGTTTCACtataagaggtatgtctaccatctctaactaactATGGTGATTAATTATGTATGAAATAAGTGTtatgacttatgggatggtgattggcaGCCATAAGTGCCTAACGTaggttgtgttggtattgtagaaattgtaaaatgaattaattgataacaTTTATGGGTTAAGAGTGAagtgttgggcatgcatgtgctaatggaagttgtgaggtgaatcattggtgtggaaggtggttgtgaggtgaatcattggtgtggaaggtggttgttaggtgaagaaattccattgaaggaggttTTAGAAAGATATGCACATTAGATATTTGATAATATTAgcgcaattgtgttgcattgtggTAGATTaaagttgtttagtgtggtggaccatcgtagtattattaataaggggcgaatttcaggtatgaaggctaaactcttttttACTGGTACTAAAATTCCTGTGTTATTACAAAACTCCATCGTGTAAAGTTCGGACATGGAATGCTATTGATGTAGAGTATTCAAACTAGTAGAATTGATGTCcgattggcataacgtgttagaaccctcgtgtgttaatgattctctatttttgacttaatcatgttatacccctttgggaagaagatcttgtatgaaatttgtcacgacccaaactgatgggccgcgatgggcacccggtaccttattcaaccgagtaccaacgtaacgtatctttcttattacatcatcatatacacgtgacatacgggcctagtaggccaacatgatcatttataaactcaaaacataggccgacaaggccgtacaatctttcacgtacatgacatatgtctacaagcctctaagagtacataaatgttataaaggtcgggatagggccccgctatactaatcagtacatgtcctaatcataccaaccacataagcaactccggagaaaatggagcgcaccaacaccttccgttgagctgatagcttacttggaggattctcgacctgtctatcaggacctgcgagcatgaaacgcagcatccaccggcaaaagggacgtcagcacgaataatgtaccgagtatgtaaggcacataaattcATACATTACAGATctggaagaaatatagagtaaatgactcaagttctaagtctggataactctgtaaatcatgaaatactcatagtgtcatgcatatgcatatgaatgtcatgtcgtgcatatgtacatatttcataacatcatcaggcctctgagggcatcccatcatatcatctcgacaactgtgggaaaaatcatcaatgtataccagctgatcaggtggtggtgcgtacataacgccgtaacctttttcccatatcccatttaaatataatatacatatatatgcgtatataacgccatctagtcatgggtcaatgtacatgtataaatgtatgaaatgcataagaaatacgttaataagattttctcgaaataccataaaaatcaatatgcctttcggataaactttatcaaatacgtatttttctaagacccatgaacagaagatataataataattcacatggggaatcaagaatatagacatctctagtatttctatgaatagagtcatttatggaaattatgcatttgctcgtttcgtttgtgtcgtatagatcatgccaaaagaaagaagggatagctttaacatacctggagtaggaaaaaatgcGTATGATATTccggaaaaggttgcaccgtactcccttagaatcgctaaatctcacgttgctaatgtgctaataattctcgttggaGTTATTTGGTGTAGGAATTGGTTGAAGAATCAAAATCACGTTGCTAATATTTTGTAGGAATTTCCACGAAATTGGTAACAATTTGTAACAAAGTCACTTTGCTAATCTCCAAACCTCACGTCTGATGTGTGTTTGAGAATGAAAATTGTTGCTTTTTATTTAAGATCCTAGAATTTAGGTGTCTTGAAATTGATAAGTTAGGTTGCCACCTAATGTAATGACTTAAAGAGTCATACCTATGATTTAAGGGGTGCTGCCACGTGAATCCCCCCTTACTTATCCAATTATCCACCCCTTTTTCTTAACTAATTCATTAATTGCCCCActagtccaataattaaccaattacccatataattaaaaattatctcaaattaaataaaatactgctcacttttaatatactttataaaCCTTACTATCATaaccatatggtaccttgtatggcactactccataaataccgggtattttagctcggaccgtattttatcccaaaatgtcaaactttgacgaaattcatttcctTCGATTCTCCT
It includes:
- the LOC138893961 gene encoding uncharacterized protein, translating into MYHDLEEVYWLNDMKRNIADFVARCPNCQQVKAGWVDTEHRNSVVEMGDDQYGLCGRTTSHSSQVRLDLGDCGSTQESAHFSPVKANNIAEQYVQLYIKEIVRLHGTPVSIISDRVAQFTTNFWKTFQQGLGTQVNISTTFHLQDDEQSRQASYLDVRHRDLEFKEDDWVFLKISPMKGEVIGDPLLIVPFETTEVNEELTYEEIPVSILDRQVSPMKGVMRFGKKGKLSSRYFEPYKITQRIGQVAYRLELPLEMSLVHSVFHVSMLKKVVGDPSLIVPIETIQVNEELTYEEISVSILDRQVRKLRNKEIASMKMLWQNQQVEEATWEAEEEMKKKYPNLFE